One Chitinophagaceae bacterium C216 genomic window carries:
- the atpC gene encoding ATP synthase epsilon chain: protein MKLNILTPEGSIYSGDAYGVQLPGVTGSFEVLDKHAPLIAALTKGRLKVLEGSLNGTATYYDIQGGFVEVLNNNVTVLVEGANKV from the coding sequence ATGAAACTGAATATATTAACCCCGGAAGGTAGCATTTACAGTGGCGATGCATATGGAGTGCAGCTGCCCGGTGTAACCGGTTCTTTTGAGGTGTTGGATAAGCACGCTCCTTTGATAGCAGCGCTTACCAAAGGTAGGCTAAAAGTGCTGGAAGGTTCGCTCAATGGTACTGCCACATATTATGATATACAAGGAGGATTTGTAGAAGTATTAAATAATAATGTGACAGTTTTGGTGGAAGGCGCTAATAAAGTGTAA
- the atpD gene encoding ATP synthase subunit beta has translation MAKVGKIKQVIGAVIDVQFDDSLPEIYNALELTKDNGDTLVLEVQQHLGEDTVRTIAMDGTEGLVRGTEVRDTGRPITMPTGDKIKGRLFNVTGDPIDGLPAVPKENGRPIHAMPPAFENLSTTAEVLYTGIKVIDLIEPYAKGGKIGLFGGAGVGKTVLIQELINNIAKAYSGLSVFAGVGERTREGNDLMREMIEAGIMKYGEDFKKSLEEGGWDLSKVNFEELSDSKATFVFGQMNEPPGARARVALSGLTIAEYFRDGDGEGKGRDILFFVDNIFRFTQAGSEVSALLGRMPSAVGYQPTLATEMGLMQERITSTKNGSITSVQAVYVPADDLTDPAPATTFAHLDATTVLSRKIADLGIYPAVDPLDSTSRILTPQIVGEAHYNCANRVKSILQRYKELQDIIAILGMDELSDEDKMIVARARKVQRFLSQPFHVAEAFTGLKGVLVPIDETIRGFNMIMDGEVDEYPEAAFNLVGTIDEAIEKGKKLLSGNA, from the coding sequence ATGGCAAAGGTTGGTAAAATTAAGCAAGTTATCGGAGCCGTAATTGATGTGCAATTCGACGATTCGCTCCCCGAAATTTATAATGCGTTAGAACTTACAAAAGATAATGGCGACACGCTGGTACTGGAAGTACAGCAGCACCTAGGTGAAGATACTGTTCGTACTATTGCGATGGATGGAACAGAAGGCTTGGTGCGTGGTACAGAAGTACGCGATACCGGAAGACCTATTACTATGCCTACCGGTGATAAAATTAAAGGTCGCTTGTTTAACGTAACCGGAGATCCGATTGATGGACTTCCAGCGGTACCAAAAGAAAATGGGCGCCCTATACATGCCATGCCGCCTGCATTTGAGAATCTGAGTACCACTGCGGAAGTATTATATACAGGTATTAAAGTAATCGACCTGATTGAGCCATATGCGAAAGGTGGTAAGATCGGTTTGTTCGGTGGTGCTGGTGTGGGTAAAACAGTATTGATTCAAGAGCTGATTAATAATATTGCTAAAGCCTATTCTGGTCTTTCAGTATTTGCCGGTGTGGGTGAAAGAACCCGTGAAGGTAATGACTTAATGCGTGAAATGATCGAGGCCGGTATTATGAAATATGGTGAGGACTTTAAGAAGAGCTTGGAAGAAGGTGGCTGGGATCTGAGCAAAGTAAATTTTGAAGAATTGTCTGATTCTAAAGCAACCTTCGTATTCGGACAAATGAACGAACCTCCGGGAGCTCGTGCTCGTGTTGCTTTGAGTGGTCTGACTATTGCCGAGTATTTCCGTGATGGTGATGGCGAAGGAAAAGGAAGAGACATTCTGTTCTTCGTGGATAACATTTTCCGTTTCACTCAGGCGGGCTCTGAGGTATCGGCCCTGTTAGGTCGTATGCCATCTGCTGTGGGTTATCAACCAACCTTGGCTACAGAAATGGGATTGATGCAGGAGCGAATCACTTCTACTAAAAATGGTTCTATTACATCGGTACAGGCGGTATACGTACCAGCGGATGACCTTACCGACCCTGCGCCAGCAACAACCTTTGCTCACCTGGATGCAACAACCGTATTAAGCCGTAAAATTGCCGACTTAGGTATTTACCCGGCTGTGGATCCTCTGGATTCTACTTCTCGTATCCTTACTCCTCAAATTGTGGGTGAAGCACACTACAATTGTGCCAACAGAGTGAAAAGTATTTTGCAGCGCTATAAAGAACTTCAAGATATTATTGCGATCTTGGGTATGGATGAACTGAGCGATGAGGATAAAATGATTGTTGCTCGTGCTCGTAAAGTACAGCGTTTCCTTTCTCAGCCGTTCCATGTAGCGGAGGCATTTACCGGATTGAAAGGGGTGCTAGTACCTATCGACGAGACTATCCGTGGTTTTAATATGATCATGGATGGTGAAGTGGATGAATATCCTGAGGCTGCGTTTAACCTCGTAGGTACTATCGATGAGGCTATCGAAAAAGGTAAAAAATTATTATCCGGCAACGCTTAA
- the yghO gene encoding Protein YghO: MPTRPYDDAAPYFCKMNLIEVTTPAQVKEFIQVNVLINREDPNYIRPLDKDIYDVFDKEKNKAFRFGEAKRWILKDNQGNLIGRIAAFVNKKYKNKGDDIPVGGIGFFDCINNQEAANMLFDIAKNWLTEKGMEAMDGPINFGERDTWWGLLVEGFEPPLYRMNYNQPYYKNLFETYGFKPFFNQICFGLQVKNRLHEKFYERHAAISKDPNFSADNIKISNLAKYAKDFTVVYNKAWAGHGGMKQIEERTVLKMFQSMKAVMDERISWIAYYKSEPIGIWINLPDLNQWFKYLNGKFGLLDKLKFLWYKKTKRCTKFVGLVFGIVPEFQGKGVDAYLIVEGCKLMQRLKIENGQYIVGKPIYDKYEMQWIGEFNPKMINVAESLGTQRTRKLTTYRFLFDREKEFKPHPILH, encoded by the coding sequence TTGCCGACTCGACCATATGATGACGCGGCTCCCTATTTTTGCAAAATGAATCTGATTGAAGTTACTACACCGGCACAGGTAAAAGAGTTTATTCAGGTAAATGTTCTTATCAACAGAGAAGATCCTAATTATATCCGCCCTTTAGATAAAGATATCTATGATGTTTTTGATAAGGAAAAGAACAAAGCTTTTCGCTTTGGGGAAGCTAAGCGATGGATTTTAAAGGACAATCAGGGCAATTTAATTGGCCGCATAGCAGCATTTGTCAATAAGAAATATAAAAACAAAGGCGACGATATTCCTGTAGGGGGTATCGGGTTTTTCGATTGTATTAATAATCAGGAGGCGGCCAATATGCTTTTTGATATTGCCAAAAACTGGCTAACCGAAAAAGGTATGGAAGCAATGGACGGACCTATCAATTTTGGTGAAAGAGATACTTGGTGGGGTTTACTGGTGGAAGGTTTTGAACCACCTCTTTACCGAATGAACTATAATCAACCTTATTATAAAAATCTCTTCGAGACCTACGGATTCAAGCCTTTTTTTAATCAAATCTGCTTCGGACTACAAGTTAAAAACCGTCTGCATGAAAAATTCTATGAGCGCCATGCTGCTATATCTAAAGACCCTAATTTTTCTGCAGATAATATCAAAATCAGCAATCTGGCTAAGTACGCAAAAGATTTTACCGTTGTTTACAACAAAGCATGGGCAGGTCATGGTGGCATGAAGCAAATTGAAGAGCGTACTGTGCTTAAAATGTTTCAATCTATGAAAGCCGTAATGGATGAACGAATCAGCTGGATTGCCTATTACAAGAGCGAACCTATTGGTATATGGATTAATCTGCCCGACCTGAACCAATGGTTCAAATATCTGAATGGAAAATTTGGATTGCTGGACAAACTGAAATTCTTATGGTATAAGAAAACAAAACGCTGCACCAAATTCGTAGGGCTTGTATTTGGTATAGTACCGGAATTTCAAGGTAAAGGCGTGGATGCCTATCTAATCGTAGAAGGCTGTAAGCTGATGCAAAGACTGAAGATAGAAAACGGACAATACATTGTGGGCAAACCTATCTACGACAAATACGAAATGCAATGGATTGGCGAGTTTAATCCCAAAATGATTAATGTAGCAGAATCACTGGGTACACAACGCACTCGTAAACTAACAACATACAGATTTTTGTTCGATAGGGAAAAAGAATTTAAACCGCACCCTATTCTACACTAA